In the genome of Notamacropus eugenii isolate mMacEug1 chromosome 5, mMacEug1.pri_v2, whole genome shotgun sequence, one region contains:
- the TRIM13 gene encoding E3 ubiquitin-protein ligase TRIM13 isoform X2, producing the protein MMELLEEDLTCPICCSLFDDPRVLPCSHNFCKKCLEGILEGNVRNMLWRQSPFKCPTCRKETSATGVNSLQVNYSLKGIVEKYNKIKVSPKMPVCKGHVGQPLNIFCLTDMQLICGICATRGSHTKHVFCSIEDAYAQERSAFESLFQSFETWRRGDALSRLDILETSKRKSLQLLTKDSDKVKEFFEKLQHTLEQKKNEILSDFETMKLAVMQTYDPEINKLNTILQEQRMAFNIAEAFKDVSEPIVFLQQMQEFREKIKVIKETPLPSSNLPINPVFKNFDTSQWEGIKLVDVDKMSLPQEPIPFTSKIPWSFFQIFVVLCLVGLLVYFTPTVSLDGSLLDDFSVWKAHFSSFSSSYLTESAEIADQAVLYWEQAVDGVFVFSERFKNYTLVLLNGVAEFVCKYKLL; encoded by the coding sequence ATGATGGAGCTGCTGGAGGAAGACCTCACATGCCCTATTTGTTGCAGCTTGTTTGATGATCCCCGGGTTTTGCCCTGCTCTCACAATTTCTGCAAAAAATGCCTGGAAGGTATTTTGGAGGGCAATGTCCGGAATATGCTGTGGAGACAATCCCCTTTCAAGTGCCCTACTTGCCGGAAGGAAACTTCAGCTACAGGAGTCAATAGCCTGCAAGTCAATTACTCCCTGAAGGGAATTGTGGAAAAATACAACAAGATCAAAGTTTCTCCTAAAATGCCTGTGTGTAAGGGTCACGTAGGACAGCCCCTCAACATCTTCTGCTTAACAGACATGCAGCTGATCTGTGGGATATGTGCCACTCGtggcagtcatacaaaacacgtCTTCTGCTCTATTGAAGATGCCTACGCTCAGGAAAGGAGTGCCTTTGAATCACTGTTTCAAAGTTTTGAGACCTGGCGGAGAGGAGATGCTCTTTCTCGTCTGGACATTTTAGAGACAAGCAAGAGGAAATCACTGCAGCTCCTGACTAAGGATTCAGATAAGGTGAAGGAGTTCTTTGAAAAATTGCAGCACACTTTAGAGCAGAAGAAGAATGAGATCCTGTCTGACTTTGAGACCATGAAGCTAGCAGTCATGCAGACCTATGACCCAGAGATCAATAAGCTCAATACAATCTTGCAGGAGCAACGAATGGCTTTTAACATTGCAGAAGCCTTCAAGGATGTATCAGAACCCATTGTATTCCTACAGCAGATGCAGGAATTCAGGGAAAAAATCAAAGTCATCAAGGAGACCCCTTTACCTTCCTCTAATTTGCCTATAAACCCTGTATTTAAAAACTTTGATACTAGTCAGTGGGAGGGAATAAAACTAGTAGATGTGGACAAGATGTCATTGCCTCAAGAACCTATCCCATTCACCAGCAAGATTCCTTGGAGCTTTTTTCAGATATTTGTGGTGCTTTGTCTTGTTGGCCTTCTTGTTTACTTCACTCCTACAGTGTCCCTGGATGGGTCTTTATTGGATGATTTCTCAGTTTGGAAAGCCCATTTCTCCAGCTTCAGCTCCTCTTATCTGACAGAATCAGCAGAAATTGCAGATCAAGCAGTTTTGTACTGGGAACAGGCGGTGGATGGGGTTTTTGTTTTCAGCGAAAGGTTCAAGAATTACACTTTGGTGTTGCTGAATGGTGTGGCTGAATTTGTTTGCAAATATAAACTATTATAA
- the TRIM13 gene encoding E3 ubiquitin-protein ligase TRIM13 isoform X1, which translates to MMSGDMMELLEEDLTCPICCSLFDDPRVLPCSHNFCKKCLEGILEGNVRNMLWRQSPFKCPTCRKETSATGVNSLQVNYSLKGIVEKYNKIKVSPKMPVCKGHVGQPLNIFCLTDMQLICGICATRGSHTKHVFCSIEDAYAQERSAFESLFQSFETWRRGDALSRLDILETSKRKSLQLLTKDSDKVKEFFEKLQHTLEQKKNEILSDFETMKLAVMQTYDPEINKLNTILQEQRMAFNIAEAFKDVSEPIVFLQQMQEFREKIKVIKETPLPSSNLPINPVFKNFDTSQWEGIKLVDVDKMSLPQEPIPFTSKIPWSFFQIFVVLCLVGLLVYFTPTVSLDGSLLDDFSVWKAHFSSFSSSYLTESAEIADQAVLYWEQAVDGVFVFSERFKNYTLVLLNGVAEFVCKYKLL; encoded by the coding sequence GATATGATGGAGCTGCTGGAGGAAGACCTCACATGCCCTATTTGTTGCAGCTTGTTTGATGATCCCCGGGTTTTGCCCTGCTCTCACAATTTCTGCAAAAAATGCCTGGAAGGTATTTTGGAGGGCAATGTCCGGAATATGCTGTGGAGACAATCCCCTTTCAAGTGCCCTACTTGCCGGAAGGAAACTTCAGCTACAGGAGTCAATAGCCTGCAAGTCAATTACTCCCTGAAGGGAATTGTGGAAAAATACAACAAGATCAAAGTTTCTCCTAAAATGCCTGTGTGTAAGGGTCACGTAGGACAGCCCCTCAACATCTTCTGCTTAACAGACATGCAGCTGATCTGTGGGATATGTGCCACTCGtggcagtcatacaaaacacgtCTTCTGCTCTATTGAAGATGCCTACGCTCAGGAAAGGAGTGCCTTTGAATCACTGTTTCAAAGTTTTGAGACCTGGCGGAGAGGAGATGCTCTTTCTCGTCTGGACATTTTAGAGACAAGCAAGAGGAAATCACTGCAGCTCCTGACTAAGGATTCAGATAAGGTGAAGGAGTTCTTTGAAAAATTGCAGCACACTTTAGAGCAGAAGAAGAATGAGATCCTGTCTGACTTTGAGACCATGAAGCTAGCAGTCATGCAGACCTATGACCCAGAGATCAATAAGCTCAATACAATCTTGCAGGAGCAACGAATGGCTTTTAACATTGCAGAAGCCTTCAAGGATGTATCAGAACCCATTGTATTCCTACAGCAGATGCAGGAATTCAGGGAAAAAATCAAAGTCATCAAGGAGACCCCTTTACCTTCCTCTAATTTGCCTATAAACCCTGTATTTAAAAACTTTGATACTAGTCAGTGGGAGGGAATAAAACTAGTAGATGTGGACAAGATGTCATTGCCTCAAGAACCTATCCCATTCACCAGCAAGATTCCTTGGAGCTTTTTTCAGATATTTGTGGTGCTTTGTCTTGTTGGCCTTCTTGTTTACTTCACTCCTACAGTGTCCCTGGATGGGTCTTTATTGGATGATTTCTCAGTTTGGAAAGCCCATTTCTCCAGCTTCAGCTCCTCTTATCTGACAGAATCAGCAGAAATTGCAGATCAAGCAGTTTTGTACTGGGAACAGGCGGTGGATGGGGTTTTTGTTTTCAGCGAAAGGTTCAAGAATTACACTTTGGTGTTGCTGAATGGTGTGGCTGAATTTGTTTGCAAATATAAACTATTATAA
- the KCNRG gene encoding potassium channel regulatory protein — MSGQEVVTLNVGGKTFTTRLSTIRQFPMSRLARMLDGRDQESKLVNGQIFVDRDGLLFSYVLEFLRTRLLSLPTDFKDYPRLRREANFYELDPLVELLDQELLKSKPEILEVRFTCQDTRAFFRVFGSCSSTVEMLTGRITVFIEQSSTQTWSSSSFPAQTTLLPFPPQRPSYHDLVFQCGSDNTTGSQVEARYVSIKPDNRKLANGTNVLGLLLDTLLKEGFHLVSTRTVSSEENVECYSFERMNRPEDPTISERVEPEHITATQLMPVQSQKKK; from the exons ATGAGTGGTCAGGAAGTGGTCACTTTGAATGTGGGAGGAAAGACATTCACAACACGGCTTTCTACTATACGACAGTTCCCCATGTCTCGGCTGGCACGAATGTTAGATGGTCGGGACCAAGAATCCAAGCTGGTGAATGGCCAAATTTTTGTGGACAGAGATGGGTTACTGTTCAGTTACGTCCTGGAATTCCTGAGAACTCGGCTGCTTTCTTTACCCACTGACTTTAAAGATTATCCAAGGCTCCGAAGGGAGGCTAATTTCTATGAACTTGATCCTTTGGTTGAGCTTCTTGATCAAGAACTGCTGAAGTCCAAGCCAGAAATTTTAGAGGTACGTTTTACGTGCCAGGACACTCGAGCCTTTTTCCGGGTCTTTGGCTCCTGTAGCAGCACAGTTGAGATGTTAACTGGGCGGATTACAGTGTTTATAGAGCAGTCTTCTACCCAAACCTGGAGCAGTAGCTCTTTCCCTGCTCAGACGACCTTACTTCCATTTCCACCACAAAGACCATCGTACCATGACCTGGTTTTCCAGTGTGGCTCTGATAATACTACTGGTAGCCAGGTCGAAGCCAG GTATGTTTCTATAAAGCCTGATAATCGAAAACTGGCCAATGGAACTAATGTACTAGGACTACTTTTGGACACTTTGCTAAAAGAGGGCTTCCACCTGGTGAGCACTAGGACTGTGTCGTCTGAAGAGAATGTCGAATGCTACAGTTTTGAAAGGATGAATAGGCCCGAAGACCCTACCATTAGTGAAAGAGTGGAACCAGAACACATCACTGCAACTCAGCTGATGCCAGTacagtctcagaaaaagaaatga